The following are from one region of the Primulina eburnea isolate SZY01 chromosome 17, ASM2296580v1, whole genome shotgun sequence genome:
- the LOC140818296 gene encoding major pollen allergen Ole e 10-like: protein MENKKISLLLIVSIFFAVATWKCNAQGPAKTWCVATSTAPEYNLQAVIDIACGNIVNCSPIVSFSQCYYPNTVRNHASFVLNLLYRREDAHCLEAVGVIVTQDPSYGGCHYP from the exons atggaaaataaaaaaatctcatTGCTTCTAATTGTTTCAATCTTTTTTGCAGTCGCTACATGGAAATGTAATGCTCAAGGACCA GCAAAGACATGGTGTGTGGCGACCTCCACTGCCCCGGAGTATAATTTGCAAGCAGTTATAGATATCGCATGTGGAAATATCGTAAATTGTTCCCCGATTGTTTCATTTTCCCAGTGCTATTATCCCAACACAGTGCGTAATCATGCATCATTCGTTCTCAATCTCTTATATCGCCGTGAGGACGCCCATTGTTTGGAAGCAGTTGGTGTTATAGTTACACAAGATCCAT CTTATGGAGGTTGCCATTACCCATAA